The genome window ATCTTTGAAATCATTCTCGAGTGGAATTGTATGCTTGTCGTGTCGGTGTTGTGTTCTTTGATACGGAGTCTGTCTGGACTGAGGCTTTGTGTCTGTTGGGTGGGTCAGTAGCTACTTGGTTATCAAAAATATTCCAATACTGTTGGTTGTGGTGATACAAACAATTGTACATTCAAATTTCAACTTAGTTGAATAACTTTAATGAATAACGTATAACCATACGAGCCAAGGAGCGCTAAGATTAAGCGCAATTAAAAGACTACACCGCTTTCTAAGAAATTGTAAGATTTAGATTAGATTTATCATTAGCACACCAAAACCCATCAGCAGCTTTCCCTTCACTCCAACAGATGTCGCACAATTCAGATATAgcttcaaatttatttattacctattattattattattatgtttaaaATCTATACATTACAtactatttttttattattttcactCATTTAGATACAAATTTTATAAAGAAAGCCAGAACGTGActattaattaataaacaatttttacaAAAGTTTATATTCAATAACTGGACAACTTAATGAACACAAATAAAACATCAAGATCTGAGCTGTTCTTTAGTCCTTTTGGGCCTCCGCTTCTCAAGCCAACTGGTATAGTTGGGTGGAATGAATTTGGCCTCCTTCATCATCTTCACCTTGGTCTCCATCTTGTGCATATCACGCTCCTCCACCCACTGGCGACCGTAGTGCCAGGATAGAAGCAGTGCCATTTGGGGCTCCTCCTTCTCGTACGTCGGTTTGAATGACCGGTGCCAGATATTTACTTTCTCCCTCTCGTTTTCCGGGCGGAAAGCCTTTGTCGGCTCCCAGTATATTTTGTTCGACattttgttgatttatttttgttgctgtATTTCTTGCTTAGAAAATATATCATTTCTACATAATAATATCAATCAGTTTTCGATAAAACCTATTAAAGGTGAAGGAAATATCAAGTATGGCATGATTCAGTTCAATTTCAGCGCGCTTTGACTTTTTACAAAAGAGTCCACCTTCCATTaaaaatttctatcgattagCCAATAAACTTTTTACCACGACCACTCTTAAGCTCTCAAATACAACAATTTAAAGgattatataattttttctcattttattcaccaatatctatcgatgtCTTAGAAAAATTATAGAATTTCTTGTTCTCATTTttactagctgagtaacgggtatctgatagtcataTATGTGTTATAGTGGTTCAATCGGTCCTGTTCCGACTTATAAACGAAAGGACAGACATACGGACATTGTTATATTAAGTCGGCAATTAATGCtcatcaaatatatatatttatgtacatatataaaaacacGATATTAGAAATATTTGGTCTTAATTGTCGTCCTCCTGGTGTATAAAAAATTGTGTCGTTTAACTTAGATTTCCAAGAACTAAAACAATTTGGTTGCATGTAATTATTGAAGTATTTCTTCGTTATGATGTGAAGACTACATATTTATGAAATTGCCCACTGCTAATTGAACAAAAACCCGACAAAAATGCTGCTAATGGACAGAACACCCATAACACAAATGGCACAGACAACGGACAACAAACCGCCCATCGACAAGGGTCGCAAATTGGGAGGAAAATACAAACAGATGGAAATCTGAGCGTAAAACCCGAGCAACCCGAAGTGGAGAAACTGGAAATGTGAAAAGCGCGGCATGCGGCCCAAGTCAGCGGGGGCGACCAATAGGTCAAGTACGAACTGCATTGGCTCGCTGTAGTTTTAGCGGCTCCGGAAGTGAAACAGTTGGATGGAGCCCTAAGGTGGCCAGAACTACGCGTGCCAAAAGGTGCAAAGAGGCCTTAGGCGGAATTCGGAAGACAGCTGGTTTTCATTCACAACTCACAATTTACAATACGCAATTATGCAATAAAAGCTGGCGAACTTAAATGCAACCTGGTATTCTAAACATAATGCTGGGAAAACAATGACCACGTGGTCGCAGCATGGGTCAAATGTTGGCTAAAATTCATCACCTCTGGTTTTTGGTAACAGGAAAGTGATGGCATTATTCACTGGCCAAATTCAACGAAATCCATTATGAAGATACATGTAAGTCACAAGCCCCATATATGGCCTTTGGAAAATGCTCTcacataatttatttacatgcatatgtatattgCAAAGTAAGTATAATACTTAACCCTAACCGTTAACCAAATTTTCAGATCCTAATCACCGATACGATTAACCAATGCTTACCTTCTCTGCACACCGTACGAAATGAGCTGAGTTGGCAGCACTGGTTGTAAGTCGTCCTCCCGCTCGCACACCGCTCGGCTGTCTCCGTCCCTGTCTGGCATTCACCACTGCGCTCCTCCGCCCGCCTGTAGTCATTTCTCATCGCCACCGGGTTGTTTCCTTGTAATTTGTCACCGCTGGAGCCCATTTCTGCGGCGTAATTTGTTTGCAACTCATTTCGGGATTCATTTCCATGGCTGGGCTGTCTCTTTGTTTGCTTGCCTTTGTTTTGGTCAACTGCCTTGGTCTCggtgcatttaattaaaattattattgcttGTAATTGGGGAGCGGAGGCGGTTTCAAAGGGGTTATTCAGAGGAAGGCGGGTCAAGCAAACTGACCGACTTGCATTACAACGTTGGACGGAATGAAGTGCCAATGTAATCCAATCGAGAAATTGAAAGCTTTGTCTTGGAGTAAGTTTGAGGCCGTTTTATAACCTTTAAGGAATGGGTGGTGATACAATCCACAAAGTATTTCATATCCTAAGTTTAAGCAATAAAGGACAGAGTGTGGTTAATAGTTTGAAACCGACCAATGCTTCTCCATTGAGCCCAAAAGTCTTTGTGGAAAGTACTTGTTGAAGTGCAACTTGGCCTGTGGCCATCTTGCACATAAGGAAGCATTTTGAAATACTTTTAATTTCATTCACCTTTCCCTCTTTCATTTTAGGCCCCCCACAACCTAAACTCTTTCAAAATATCTTTCCACTCACTTCATTACCAACTGAGGCATATCAATTTGGCCTATCCACACAAAGTAATATCAGCCACTTCAGAAAACTAATTTTTGAGCATTAGAAAGGTCTGGGcctatacatatgtacatatgtatgtatgtacctATGTGAATGTAGTTCCCCGGCTATTGTGATCCAGCATGACTTTGCTTTCAAAACATATTTGCAACGGCGAAAAGCCGAAAACAATAGAGTAACACTCACGGCATAaagcaaaaatataaaaaattctCAAGTACACGCACTTTTGAACGCAATTACGTTGAACTTTGGCTCATGGCATGGGGCGGTGAGCCGGGTGCAGGGGGTAGGGGCACAGGATTGTTGAAACGAACTTTACAATAATATGCGTTTGTAAGTAGAATGCGCCTTTACGATGGCACCAAAGTagagtttttttttgcctAGGGGCGCAACTTGAATCGGATTTGCACTCTATTGACTTCTGCGCCGCTCCTCCACTTACTGATTCTGCGTCTCGTGGTTGCACAATCCAGAACGCCCCAGGTAGAAAAAGAAGATCCATTCAAACGTTCTCGGAGGATCGCATACCCTGTAAAAATTGATTTACTATATAAGTATTGCAAGTGCAATATGAATAGTACGAGTATTGATCCAATGAAATTatcacatatgtatgtattgcTTTAGTATCTAAACTATGATTTAAAATTACCGAGTACTATCAACCGaatgaaacaacaacaacgacgacaACTGGAATGCTTCACCATAAACACATCGTCGCAGCTCACCACACTATCGCCATCTCGCTTTTCCATCGCCATTGGGGGTTCGGCATTGAGAATGCGCCTATTCGTGCGTCCCGCTTGCTCTCCCGTCCGCAGTCGCACCTTAGAGCCCTCGCTGTCTCACTCCCAAATACGCATTCATCCTGAGACCCTTTGCGAGCGGATTTGGCTTTATTAGTTTGTCTAATTGCTTTTTGCAACAATTATTACGGCATTTTCCGTTGTCGTCGCCGGTGTGTTTTTGGTTCTCGCAGCAGAAAAATATCACAGATGTGTGAGCCCCGCGCTGACCCCCCGCGGATTTGCCGGGCTTTGATTTGACTCCTCGCAtgttttgttgttattgcgtTCGTACtcgattttcaattttggGTGTGCTTTGGTTACCATGTTCTGTTATGGCATACAGCGCGCGATTCATCTCTCTGGGCTACTACTTTTGTAatactttttaataaattctGTTAAAGAAGGCGTGAAACATTTCACTGTTTCAGCATTTCCGTTTCTAGGTACCACCCGCTGCGTGCACGGGGAGGGAGAGGTGTAAAGGGTCAAGAGGGGGGTGGTCGGGAGGGTTGGGGGCTGGCCAGGGAAAAAGTGCctttcattaaattttaaattccaCATTATTTAATTCGGTTTGCTGTCACATTCGAGGGCGGAGAGAGCAGAGGGCTCAAACCAAATGAATTTTTGTTGCATAGCACTGGGCGTGTGTTAGAGTGGTTCAACAAAAGGACTTatcattttcaatttctttgcacgatttaatattttgatgGTAATTTTGAAATATCTGTTTCAGCATAAATAGTTGGAATATCTATCATATATTCCTATATAAGGtatattaaaaacttaaaaaaaaataatttttagaaCTGTAAGGAGTATATGGTTTCAATGTAAAAAGTTACAGGCAATGTCTGTTCAATGTTTTAGTTAATTTGTTATCATTTGAATTCATGAATTTAGATTTGGGAACAATTTACACATATAGAAAAAAGGATAGAACATTGTGGAGTGTCGAATACCAGATCCTCAGCTGAAGGGGTAAAGACATGTAAGAGTAGGTGTTACTGAAATTTGCATATAGAGACCCAACTCTGTACCAAAACCTAAAGAACAATGATAAGCATTGACTTGGCTGGTGTTTGCCAATCgaaaatataaattcattatGGAGTCGGAAACAATTGATTCTCCTGCTACATACTTTCTACATTGTAACATTGTTTTATGGGTTAAAACCATTTAACGTTAATACAAATCAAAAGCCGGTTAAAAAAGtggttttaaattaaatagagTCTTAAAGATACAAAATAACCTTCAATTATCTATATTCCTTCCTCCATATGGTTCTAGACAACACCTATATACAATATTTCTACCGCCTGAACCTATCCCAAGGAGCTCCGTCCATTCCCATTTGAACTCAGTTTGTATGAGCCACAGCAGTTGGATCCCACAACTCCCGAAAGGAGCACATTGGCAATATCTCCGTGGTTTTTATACCTTTCTTCGATTTGAGTTGTGTTATTTATCATTGTGGCCTGTAATTTTTCATTCGTCGAACTTTCAGTGCCACACGCACCAGAAGACCAATTTCACGGGGCAAGaaaacattttgctttgctttttgaCATTTATTTCTCTCAAAAAAGGACGCAAAGAAAGCGGGAGGGCGAAACAATAAAAAACTTTAGCAACAAAAAGCACTAAAGTGcgatattattaattttactttatttgtGTAGCGTGGCATTCCTTGCGGGCGCAGAAGAGCGGCGAAAGAAGTCCGAAGCCACCGTCACGCTCATCCGTCGAATCCGTGGCATATTccagatatatgtacatacacccttgtgtgtacatatgtgcCATACATATGGGGGCaggtggaggaggagcagcttTGGCCACCTTTGCGTGTCCATTGGCTATAACTCAAGCTGCATTGGAAGAATGGTCAGACCACTGCACgttgaaataaatataaatgtcaAAACTGAGTGGAGCATTTCAGGGCGAGCTCATATATCAGCgcgtatatatatttacggCCGGGAGTGTGTGCAGATATACTCGTACATGTGTTACGTGAAATCGTTGCACTTTGGTTTGTTTACAAATGAATCATCGCGAGGTTTGAGATGCGTGAGAAATCACAAAATATTCGGGAGTGAGTTATTACGGTAATTCGTAAagcaaaattaaaacaataaacaatatcAGGACGCTTTTATGATTAGTGGCTAAATTGCTTTACTGTCACATAATTTTGTTAATATTTCAATTTAGTTCTGTAAAAGCATCAATTGACATCATAACAAATATACTTTTTGGAAATACTTAAcctaaattatttaaaagcgGATAATATAAAAACATGTAACTGGCTATCCTCATGTCGTAAAGGAATTAAGATAATCATATGTGGGATTAATGTCAATCGTCGCAAACTCCTCGTTTCACTAAACTCAATTAATCATTGGGCATTACTGGAGATCATTTATGGCCTGCTACGAAGTCTTTGACTTTAAAGTGTTTCATTCTACAACATGAAAGTAATTCCTCCCAAAATCATAAGAAAATAACTCATTTGACGGAGTCAAAGGGCGCTATGTAGCGCCGACTAtcataaataatgaaaacacCCAGTCAGACCAGAAAAAATGAAGTCAAATGTTGAATTTTATTAATGACAAAAAGGGTATACTTTGCTTACCCTTGCAGTGGGTATATTCACTTCAGTCAGAAGTTGGCATCTCAGTACAGTAGTATGCAATCACATGAAGTACATGTATTCTTGATCTGCATAAACGGCGACCCGATCTGGCtatgtccgtccgtccgtttgtccgtccgtccgtatAAATGCTGGGAAGTTGAGATTCAACATGCAGATTCTAGTGACGACTTGTACCAGtattttaatttccaatttcgaaagatatattaaattaaattttgaaatttttttcgGAGTAACGTGAATCTAAAAGTCTGGGAGCTCGATTAGCATTTTCtcttttaaacatttctgGCAGGGTATAGCAGCTTCGGCCTGCCGAGGCTAGCTGTATTCTTGTTTAAGTTGCATTAAAAACGTTATAACCAAAAAACATTAATTCATTCATAAGATGAGAAGTTGATCAAAGCACTTGACTGCTGACTTGGTTGTTCGGGAGGGAGGTATACTTCAAACAGCGATTTTTATCGTTTTGTCTCCATGGAGATGTTGAAAATTTTAAGCGCCATCATTTATTATGTAGAActcgttattgttgttgcattTGTGCACAAATTTATGTGATTTTTATGCGTAGACATAATTATAAAAGTCGCTTATGCTGGAGGATCCCAACGAGCCACAATGGAAAAGACGAAAAGCAACCCAAGCCCAACGATCTTCAGACTTCATTTACTGGCCACTTTTTTGTTCGGCATCCAGAGGTTGGGGCTGGAGTTCGAGCTTGGgttggagatggagatggagatggagatggagatggagatggagtggagtggagtcgGCGCTCCAGCTACACCTCATATTgtcataaattataaaattttatgCGTAAATTAATGACCACATTTTCTCTCTGCTCTTCGTTCGTTCGTAGGTCAGTCGATTGGAATTTTTGCCTCATATTTTGGGGATGCAGGGCatgttattttttatttagtttagaGTTAAACATGATCTTAATAAATCACACGAGCATCTTAGTACACATTTCTATTTACATAACAAAGTGTCATCACCTGATCCTTTAAgtgtttaaaaaaataattcagAGGCTTTTAAGATTTATATGTGAGTACAGTGAGAAGCGTTAGTTCCTTGAAGTAATAAGAATTCAAGTCAACAAATCAACATCTACCTATATAAACGTTACTCGCAGATTAAAATTACATACTAAATTAATTTCTAAAGGAAGTGATGCCGAATCTATAGACAAAACTATTTTTAGTTGATCAAGCCATTCCTGGCTCCAAAAGCGTCTAGATCTGTACCACTCATAGTTTATTTCAAAACATTTTACGCCCACAATCTGTAGAATTGTTTTTGATTTCATGATTTCAATAGCGTCCAAATCTGAATGGTGGTCGCATTTAGCCGGATGATTTGAGTCTGTTCGCTTACTACAAAAGCTATAAGTAATGATGTACCATGATCCATCCATCTTCGTTTGAGAGTTCTGTTAACTGGTATCTGATAGTCCAGATATCGACTACAGTGGTCTCTCCTATTTTTCgtaatatagctaaaatttaGATTGTTTTATTCGAGACTCGATAAAAGCACAAGCAAACAACAGTAATATGACGAAAATAAACAACACATGTAATCACTGAATTCCACAATTGCCTTTGATTAAACAAAAGAACAGCCTATCTGCCTTTCCCTTTCTCCAGCTGGCTcataaacaaattcaaataaattagtCAAAATGAGGGTGGCCTGATTGTTCCATGGTTACCGGGGTTATGGGGGATAACCGCAAAGTGCGCAAAAAGTTAACTGGCAGAAATCTGGTCATGTTAGCTATAGAATACTCTACTCGGTGGTTGGAAGGTTATCCGGAAATCTACTCTAAACAATTGTTGATAGAAGCTAAAAACAGAGGCTGATTTCAGAAATGATCTGAATTGTTAAATATATTGTTAGTTATACTAGCTGTATCGAGGATATAACCTCAAGGTATTACATCTTCGCATAACAGCGAATCCCTCTCACAAAATACAGTTCCTAAATCACCAAGATCATTACTTCCCCTATCATTTCAAGTACTTCCCGCCCGAATCCCCCAAAGAAAGGGGACGACGACTGGTCAAGTGGTCTGCGCGACCAATTTAGAGAAACGCAAAAGAGTGAGGAGCCACCAAACTTTGAGCGCGCTACTCACTCACAATTTGTCATCGGCTTTGGGCACTCAATCATCCGGGCAGCGAATAAAAGAACAAATTCAAAATTGGCCAAGCTCTATAAGTCTTCCCGGGGACGACTGCAGTATTACCATGAGTTCGGGAAGGGGGAGGACTTATCATTAGGCTTTTTATCGTGAGGAGGCACGAGGCAAAGGCTCCGGCTGGAAGGCTCGCATGACGTCTTGTAATACGTCAATGACGACGGGGATGCCTAATAGATGGTTTATTTCTGCTTCGTTTTTCGTTATGATGAATTAAGCATTTGGCCGTGTAGTAAGCATACCAAATAAATAGGTTCCTCCATAAGGTCCCTTCGTATGGAAGTTGGCTCTAAGCTGAGGGCCATAAATTTTCACACGAAGGTGTCGCATTACAATCGAGTCCAAGTCAGAAATCCCAAactggaaatggaaatggaaccGGAACCTCCTTCTCCGTTCCGCCCTTCCCTCTTCCCTCTCGAGCACTCCCAATCGTTCCGACTCGCCCAGGTAATTTGTCGCCTTATCTTGTcaacattttattttcaaaagtgtCGGGAAGTGAGTGTGCCGCTCATGTGGGTAGCAATTAGTCGATAACTGAGTTGTAATAAGATAAAAGCAGCTACAGAATGCGTTTTGGGGGTAGCTAAGATAGAGGTATCTGCGGTTTCAAGAATACATACAACGATTTCAATTGGAATTTAATTGATAATAAAAGTCAACTAGTAAACCTTTGTTATACCAGTGAGAAAGTTAACAGATACCCTTGACTTTCCACATGAGTTTGTAACTTGTGGGAATTCGAGGGAGCTTAGTTTAATGCGGTTAAATAAGAGTTAAATTTAGTTTCTAGACGTTTAAGTATTTCGCAACTTTCGATTGTCATTCGTCGTCATCTGTTGGCAAACGGACAGACAGACCAATATGTGATACTGATACTGATCTAGAACATATATACTTGATGGGTCGGCAACTCGTCCTTCTACCCGTTgcatacatacaaatatatacaataattataatattggGTATCAGAAATAAAATACGAAAATTGAGCATCTtgactttttaaagaaaatcacttcaaacttttaaataaaaaatttgtaGTGAGCATACTAGGAAAACACACCTGCAGAAGGTGCCACTTTCCATCACAAAATGCCTAGGAAacattaattttataaatttaaaattgaagTGCCAAGAAGGCGATTGCTTATCCTTTTAGCTAACTTTATGACTGCTCCCCACATCCCACCAAACTAACTTAACTATACATCCGTAATTTATTGCTCAGTGTAAAGTGTGCTTCTTGGCAACACTTCTTGATTCCACTCGGTGGTTTAATAAAGCCACTAAATGCAGGGCGAGCTGTCCGCCTCCGTTTAGCGCTTTCAGCCTCCTTCTTAATCTCGTAACATCCATCAGGCACGAGGGTTGGGGCGTGGCCGGGGGCTTCGCTTGATTAATTGGGTTTAAAATGTGGCCCACCATTTAAAAACGCAAACAAATGCGCACATCGCGTCCGAGGGCGGCTCTCGACGATTCGACGATCCCACTTCTGGCCGGCTCTGctccttttggccaaattaatTAGCAGACATCACTTCGGGCTCACAGACGAGAGGGCTCAccaactgactgactgccACTCGCACCGtgttttgaaaaatgtttgttttcgCTGACCGAACATGGTCTTCGATGGGCCGACATTTATCAGGAATTGTGTGAGGCTATCTGTACAGGCAAACACCTGTTCTGGTAACCATTAAATTTATTGTGCTAGGGTGTCGGAGGCGGTTCGTCATCGGGTTTTGTTTGTATAATGGTTTTTTGGCACTCGGGGCACATACATTTTTGAGGTCAATTTAACTTCATATTTGTAATCGTTAGGGCAGACGCGATTCATTGGAATTTACCTGCCtaaattgattttgtttattgGGAGCACATTAATCAGataatttaattgtattttactTCATGAACTCGGAGATGTAAGGAAACATCCAGTTTATCCTACATTAGTAGCTTAAGCAAATAGTTCCAGCTAGCTCAAATTGTTATACTAATATGAAAGCTGTTTTGCTTACTAGATTCACAAGGTCTTATGATTACCCCAATATTATCAGCTATTTAGTCAATTGTTTTAAAGGAGGACAATTCAAATCGTATTGCATTTAATCAGAGGAATGTCTCTTAATTCTTGATTAAAACGTCTTCTATACTATTTAGTTTGTGAACTGAGGCTAAGGCATTATTAGCAAATCAATATTTGTGTTCCTAGTTtagttattgcattttatgaGTCACTTCATTTACTTGGGAAACAAACATCGAAATACCCCATCAATTGGCAATTACCCATATTAATATTACGTTACATACGCGCCCCTCCCCATCAGCctcataaattaataataaaaccgCATAATCATATTGTGTCATATGTGTAATCGTTAAAGTATCGGAGCCCACGACTTAATTGCCCCGACCACAAAAGTAACACATTTGTATGtttgtacatatatgtgcCATAGCTATTAGCAGGATCTAGATGGACTGGGAGCGAGGGTGGCTGAGCATATGGCACTTGGATGATTTTTATTGTGGCAGCGACAAAAACAAGGAAACGACGAACAAACCCCAAAATTGCCCTTTTTGGCGTTGATGGAGGCCCAAGGGATCGGGGGGCGGGGCAGCACTTAAGAGCAAAAGAACAACACTTTGTGTTCACCAGAGGGTGCAAATCCACCCTCTCGATTGGGGatagcaggagcaggagcagcagcaggagcaggagcaggagcagaagcaggCTAAAATGGCAATGTATCGAAATTGATACACCCCCAAAATTTAACGCCGCATTGAGAGACTCCGCGGGGAGCAGGAGCTGCGAACGCATCGCACATCCTGTCGGATGTCGGCGACTGCC of Drosophila mauritiana strain mau12 chromosome 3R, ASM438214v1, whole genome shotgun sequence contains these proteins:
- the LOC117145420 gene encoding uncharacterized protein LOC117145420, translating into MSNKIYWEPTKAFRPENEREKVNIWHRSFKPTYEKEEPQMALLLSWHYGRQWVEERDMHKMETKVKMMKEAKFIPPNYTSWLEKRRPKRTKEQLRS